The Winogradskyella schleiferi genome has a window encoding:
- a CDS encoding gliding motility lipoprotein GldH: MLKKTHRLVLVVICCFLFTSCDPDAAFDRYKSVPNKWHKDSIASFNFKAPDTTKNYNLYVNLRNTNAYKFSNLFLIVELNYPNGKAVKDTLEYKMAAPNGELLGSGFSDLKENKLWFRGYKDPFKFNEEGDYQVNIQHAMRNNGDVDGVENLEGITDIGFRVEKAQK; the protein is encoded by the coding sequence ATGCTAAAAAAGACTCATAGGTTAGTTTTGGTTGTAATCTGTTGTTTTTTATTCACAAGTTGCGACCCCGATGCTGCGTTTGATAGGTACAAATCAGTTCCAAATAAATGGCACAAGGATTCTATTGCCAGTTTTAATTTTAAAGCTCCCGATACCACAAAAAATTATAATTTGTACGTTAATCTAAGAAATACCAACGCTTATAAATTCAGTAATTTATTTCTTATTGTAGAATTAAATTACCCTAACGGAAAAGCCGTTAAGGACACATTGGAATATAAAATGGCAGCGCCAAATGGAGAACTTTTAGGAAGTGGTTTTTCAGATTTGAAGGAAAATAAGTTATGGTTTAGAGGTTATAAAGACCCATTTAAATTTAATGAAGAAGGTGATTACCAAGTAAACATTCAACATGCTATGCGAAACAATGGCGATGTTGATGGTGTTGAGAATTTAGAAGGTATAACAGATATTGGTTTTAGAGTAGAAAAAGCTCAAAAGTAG